A region of the Vibrio rumoiensis genome:
CAGACCTACCCCAACAATCACTAAGATCCAAGTCACTGCATTTTCACTAAAACCGGTTATGTGGATAGCAATAGGGGCAATGTATCCATAAAAGGTCATAAAACCAGCCCATGCTAAAGTTGTGATCGCTAAACTCATTAATAACATTGGGTTTTTAAATGCCATCAGTTGAGTTTTAATATTTTTAGCTTCACTGTGCCCTGTTGATTTAATTGATGTTAAGACAAACAGCATCGCAACCGCTCCAAATGCTGCTACGGTTAAAAAGGTATTCTGCCAACCGAATTGTAAACTTATCCATGTACCAGCAGGAACCCCGAGAACATTAGCAAGAGTTAACCCTGCAAACATTTGACCAACGGCTCTGCCTGCCATTTTTTCAGATACAAGGTGTGTCGCTACCACCGCTCCAATGCCATAAAAGGGACCTTGAACCAGTCCAGCGATAACACGGCTGACAAGCAATAAATCATAACTTGGAGCATAGGCGGACATAATATTACCCAGAATGAACAAGCTCATAAGCCCAGCTAATACCGCTTTCTTGTTAAACCGAGCTAAATAAATGGTTAAGATCGGGCCACCAATGACGATTGCTAATGCGTAGGCACTAATCAAATAACCAGCTTGCCCCTCTGTTATCGAAAGTGATATCGCAATTTGTAGCAATATACCGGCTATAACAAATTCAGCAGTACCAATCGCAAATGCTGCTAGTGTGAGTATCCATACTTGAAATGGGATTTTTTCGTTGCTCATAATGCATATCTCCATGCAATATAAATTATTGAATCAAAGCACCACCATCGACGTCGACAATGGCACCTGTCATATAAGGATTTTCAATGATCATCACATAAGCCATTGCAATATCTTTCGGTTCACCAACCTTTCCTACTGGTAAAGAACTCCCCGCATTTTGATACATAGATAAACGGTCAGATTCATTCATATTTTGATAAGCCTCAGTCATGGTTAAGCCAGGACTCACCGCATTAACACGTATTGGAGCAAGTTCCTTAGCAAGCACCTTCGTCATTGACTCTAATGCCGCATTAATGGTGGTTTTCACATAGGTATTTGCCACTACTTTTCGAGATAGCATACCGGTAGTAAATGTAATTGTTCCCTTTGGCTTTAAGTAACTAGCGGCATGTTTCGCCGCTTGAATCGCTCCCCAAAACTTGGTATCAAACGCTTGCTTTGCCTGTTCAATATTTACATCGATCAATTTACCAGTTGGCGCATAAGAACCTGCGGTGATAACTAGATGATCAAAAGGACCAATGGATTGGAAATAGCGATAAATCGATTTTTCATCGCTAATATCCAGTCCGGTTTGACGGCTTGCTATATGGACAATATTGTCGTTATTATCGAAATGTGAGGCGATCGCTTTACCAATACCAGAAGTTCCACCGATGATGACGTATGAACTTTTTTCTTGATTCATAATTTATCCTGTAAAGTTATTCATTTGATGGAAATGAGTATATGTATTTTTGTTAATTTGATAATTGGCTAGTTCATGAAAACATTATTCAGTTATTGTGAATAATAGAGGGAGAGGATGTGATGGATAAATTTTCAGATATGGTGATGTTTGTCAGCATAGTAAAGCATCAAGGCTTGGCTGCCGCGGGACGTGAATTAGGGTTATCGCCAGCGGCAATGACAGCAAGAGTTCAGGCTCTTGAAGAAAGATTTGGAGTCAAATTACTCAATCGAACTACTCGTCACCTATCACTAACCGATTCCGGTTCTCTGTACTATAAAACTTGTATTGAAATTTTAGACATTGTAACTGAGGCCGAAAATCTAATTCAAAGTGGCACAAAAGAAGTAAAAGGAGCTTTAAAAATCATCGCACCAAAGGATATTGGCAAACAATATATTCTTCCAATTTTATCAGATTTCATCCGACAACATCAGGGAGTTGTTCCCTACCTGTACCTCAATGACCATGTGTTAAATATTGCTGAATCGGGAATGGATATTGTAATTCAATATGGCGAACAGATGGATAGCAACCTCATTTCCAGAAAGCTATCTAGTAGTCGAAGAGTACTATGTGCCTCTCCTGAATATTTACGCAAACATGGAACCCCACTGATCCCCCATGACTTAGTGAACCATGACTGTTTGGCAATGCTACGAAGTGATGAAGAATTAAAAACTTGGCATTTTCAAGATCCAGATAAAAAAAGTTCAATTAGAGTCGAACCTAAACGTTTCTCGGATGATGGTGAAGTGATACGTCGCTGGGCGTTAGAAGGGGCTGGAATTGCACTTAAATCGATTTTAGATATACAGGATGATCTTAATAACCACCGTCTGACCACTGTATTAAATGGCTATATGAAAAACTTCGACTCTTCGACATCAGTATCGAGTGCAAACTTGAATGTTGTCTATCTCAGTCGAAAATATCAACCAAAACGTATTAAACTATTTTTAGATTTTCTATTTCAAGAGTTTCAGGTTCGATTGTCACCATACCAATCGCAATAATAAGCCACCTAATATATAGGCTGAACGCGGTTCCAGATAATGGCTAATAAGAAAATAACCTTTCATTTAATCTCGACACTCTGCTCGTAACCGCCTTGTGTGCTACACTCACGTTCATATTTTTCAGGTAAACATCCATGACCTTCAGTGCTCTCAAGCTCAATTCAACACTCCTTCAAGCTTTACCGAATTCTGTTGTCACTCCGACAACCATTCAACAGCAGGTTATACCTGAAATTTTAAATAAAGCCGATGTGCTTGCATTAGCACAAACGGGTAGTGGTAAAACCTATGCATTTGGTCTGCCAATGCTATCGATGATCGAATCCGAAGATAAAAAGAATGAAAGTATTCAAGCCGTCATCATCGTGCCAACTCGCGAACTTGCAAGACAAATAAGCCAAAACCTCTCCCCGCTTGCTCGTAGCCTTAATATCAATATGGCAAGCTTATTCGGTGGCATCGATATCGAACTGCAACGACAACAACTCGATAAAAAACCGAAGGTTATTATTGCAACACCTGGTCGCTTACTGGCGCTGTTAAAAGAAAAATGTCTCGACCTAGCATCAATGACACAATTGATCTTAGATGAAGCCGATCGCTTAATTGATATGGGATTTTGGAGCGATATTCAAAACATCATAAAAGCGATGCCTAACTCACGCCAGACCTTGTGCTTCTCTGCCACACTTGCTGATGATCTGGCGCAGAAAATGAATGCCATCATGCACGCCCCACAAAAGATTCAACCTCAGGAGCAAAATAGTGTGGCCGACAACATTAATGAGCATTTATACCTCGTGAACAAAGGCAGCAAAACCAATGCGCTATTAGCCTTGTTAGCCAAACACCCGCTACAGCAAATTTTGGTTTTTATTAGTGCCAAAGACAATGCAGATGCCTTGACCAAGAAACTGACGAAAGCTGGGATTAAGGTCGCAGCTCTTCATGGTAATAAAGATCAAACGACACGAGAGCAGACACTGGCGGACTTTAAAAAGCAGAATATTAAAGTCTTAATCGCAACGGATTTATTAGCGCGTGGTATTCATATCGAGGCTCTGCCAGTCGTGATTAATTTTGATCTTCCGGAAAACGCCCCGATTTATGTACACAGAGTTGGACGCACCGCACGTGCAGGTTACACAGGTCTGGCAATATCGTTAGTCTGTCACGCAGAAACCGTTGCATTAGAAGCGATACGTCACTTAACAGGCCGCTCATTGCCCCTGCAAAGCTTAGATGGGTTCCCTGTTACCGATAAGCCAAGCAGCGGCGCCGCTAAACGTCCACCTAAAGATAAACAAGCCAATCGCCGTAGCGCACAAAAACGTAGTATTAAAGAATTTAAGGCTAAGCCTAAGCGCGGTTAAAATTGAAAGTAGATGAATACTACGATTCAATCAAATGGGTGGTAATGGCGTTGAAAAACGCCTATTTGATGCAGGGAGTTAATTCAATTTTAGAAGAAATATAAGGTAATTATTGAAATGATTACTTTTTCTTACTTAGCTTAACCAAGGTTTCGTTCCACGCAATACTACCGTCTCGCTTGCTTACATCATACTCTGAGCAAAATTGCGATATCGTCATATTGTTATCACCCGTCGCTAACTTCAATGCTAACTGAACTTGTTGAAGCTTACTTTGAAGGCGCAATATTTGACCAGCGTTAGGATTCTTTTCTTTGGCATATTTTAAGGCTGCATGTTTGCGTTCTGCTGCCCCAGCTCTTCGATCAGCTTCACCCAATAAATATTTCAGCTGAGCAATACTTTTACCCTTTTTAAAGGCTGGTTCAATCAGTTCGACACACTCATCAAATGATGGGTTGACAACGTATTGGTCAATTTTTCGAGCTTGTTGGCGCATCCATTTCAGCGCGAGTTCTTCATCTGACATAATTGGATCTTTACAAAGAAATAGCTTTATATGGTATCGCTCAATAGCAAACCGTTGCAATAAAAAAGTGATTAGTCTTGTTGCATCACGGGTATAAAGAAAATCGAATTTCAGTCTTTTTGCTTTATGGCTGTGGATTTCCTATATAACTATCAAAAATCACCTGCCCAATATTTTAGCGATCGCCTCATTTCGTTCTTCCATAGAAGCTTCTGTTTGCGCAATATAGATACTGATTATTATTGGTGGTAGATGATCATTCCAAACAATAGCCGTAATACTCCTCGCGGCAAAGCCACCTGCGCCTGAACGATCCGCAATAAGCAAGTTATCTGGTAATGTGTCTGCTCATAACCAGCGACGTACTTTTTGACAATAGTCTGCGTATTCCTTGCCAAATTTTTGTCGTAGAAAACGCTCTTCAGGTTTAATTTGAAATTGAGTGATATACCAAACAAACGCGATGCATATTCCGGTAGTTAACCAGTTATTCAACCACACCGAAATCGCCAGTAAATTAAGCAATATCCCTAAGTACATTGGATTTCGTGAAATCCGATAAATACCATCGGTGACGAGAGTATTGGTGGCGTGTTTTAGATCAGGGTGAATGGTGGTTTCTGCTTGAATGAACTTTTTTACACCTGTCATCGCAAGCATCCCGCCAATAAGCACTAACCCTAGTACCATTCCCAAGCGATACTCTCCTACTCCTAGCGTCTCCCTAGGCAGCCAATAATCGAGCCCAAACATAATGATTACGGCAATCACAGCAACAATCGGCGGTTTTATTTTAAGCTCTAATGACTTCATATATACCCTAGTGGCTTTCTTTACGGATCGTTTTAATCATAAACCCTTCTTGGGGCTGAGGCGCTTCGAAATATTGGGTTACGTGTTGAAACATTGCCTCCGTATCGAATTTAGCGCGTGCAGGCTGCTCGATACGTCGATGTTTAATCTGCTCTAAACAGACCTCATTATCAGCATCAATATAGATCAGTTGATGCTTAGCTTGAGCATGGTCAAATAGCTGCTTAAACCACTCTCTTTGTTGGCGCGTATTGGCAGGAAAATCGAGGACGACATCGGTTCCCGCGGTAAGAATTTGTTGAATATGTTTGGAAAGTAACGGTTTTATTCTTGAAGCCAACTTTAAGTATTCTTCAAAATTGGTGATTTGATCAGGATACAATGCCGCTAACCACTCATCTTCACTGATATGAACCGCCTTAAGCTCTTTTGCCAATTGCAGAGAGTGAGTCGATTTACCGGCTCCCATTTTTCCAGCATAAAAATACAGTGTTGCTACATTTTCCATCTCATCTACCCTAACCACTACACCCGCCTCTCATACCCAAATATCATCATCGAATACGAGTTGCAGCATCTTATTGTCACTTGAATATAGTTATACCGATTATTACCATTAAAACATAGACCAAATCTAAAGTTGTTATGGTTTACAAATAATAAAAAAGACGCTCCGAGGAGCGCCTTCACTTTCATTCAAACTTCCACTAACGAAAATTATATGTCTTGTACGTCGAAGTTAACTTCTGGATTTACGTCAGCGTCGTAGTCAACACCGTCAACGCCAAAACCGAACAGTTTCAAGAATTCTTCTTTGTACTCTACGTAATCGGTTAACTCTTTCAAGTTTTCAGTCGTGACTTGAGGCCATAGATTACGACAATGCTGTTGAATGTCTTCACGTAACTCCCAATCGTCTAGGCGAAGGCGGTTCTTATCATCCACTTCTGGTGCACTACCATCTTCTTTATATAAACGCTGGGTGAACATGCGATAAATCTGTTCCATACACCCTTCGTGTACACCTTCTTCACGCATTTTCTTAAAGACCATTGCGATATAAAGAGGCATCACTGGAATAGCAGAACTTGCTTGAGTCACAACGCTCTTCAATACGGCAACGTTCGCAGTACCGTTAAGATCCGCAAGCTTCTCATTTAACGCAGCAGCCGCGCGATCTAGGTCCATTTTCGCTTGACCTAGTGCGCCATCCCAATAGATTGGCCATGTTAGCTCTGTACCGATGTAACTATAAGCAACCGTTTTACAACCTTCAGCTAATACGCCCGCCTCAGCCAGCGCAGCCATCCAAAGTTCCCAATCTTCGCCACCCATAACCGTGACAGTATCTTTAATTTCTTGCTCGGTTGCAGGCTCAACACTCGCTTCAATAATAACGTCTTTATTGGTATCAACAGCTGTTGCAGTATACGTTTCGCCAATCGGTTTAAGAGATGAACGAATCACTTCACCGGTTTCTGGCATTTTACGCACTGGTGATGCTAATGAATAAACCACCATGTCGATTTGGCCAAGATCAGCTTTGATCAGGTCAATCGTTTTTTGTTTTGCTTCATTTGAGAAAGCATCACCGTTTAGGCTCTTAGAGTATAAACCTTCTTCTTTGGCAAACTTGTCAAAAGCTGCTGAGTTATACCAACCCGCTGTGCCAGTTTTTTTCTCTGTACCTGGCTTTTCGAAAAACACACCGATTGTCGATGCGCCACCGCCAAATGCAGCCGCAATACGAGATGACAAGCCATAGCCACTTGAAGAACCAACGACAAGTACACGTTTTGGTGCATTGGCTATTGGACCTTGTGCTTTTGTATAGGCAATTTGTTCTTTTACGTTTGCTTCACAACCCACAGGATGTGTTGTTGTACAGATAAATCCACGGATTTTCGGTTTGATGATCATATTCAGCTTCCTTTAAAAAACCCCTGTAGGATAAAAGTTTATCCAAGGTTTCGCATCTTATTTCTGCATTTTTTTGCTTATATACCCAAGAGGTTAGACCTGTTTAACCAAGTCTCCACCAAAGCAAAAACGCCACAGTAGCTGTGGCGTTGTCATTAAGTATACTCAAGAATCATCTATTTTGTATGATATGCGCGCCTTCAGATCAAGCAGCGCTATCAAGCTTTTTTGACGATTTATCCTTATTATCGGCATCATGAGTACGAATTTCACTGAAATCATGGCTAAAGTGGTCAACTTGAATTGAACGATATCGAATTTCGTCTGCTTTCAATACTTGCTCGGCTTCATCTTGAGTTAAGATTTTTTGTTCAACCGCCGCTTGTAAACGTTCATTCAAAGGACCAGCTTTCGCTAACTTGCCATCTTTTACCGCTTTCATCATTTTACGCTCTAGATGCTTCACACCGTACATGGCGATGAATGCTCTTTCAATTAGACCAACATTATCGTTTTCATCTTCACCAATGTAGCAAAGGTGTGTTAGACGATCACGATGCGCTCCAGGAGTCATCAAGCTTTCCGCCACTTTAGTTTTTTGCTTATCAGATGGTGCTTTGAAACGATTGCCAAATGGGAAAACCAATAGTTTCAGCAGATTACCTGCAATACGACTCGGAATATTACGATACGCTTCTTCTAGACCATTTGCCGCTTGGCTTAAACAATGGTTCATCGCGTAATGAACATAATCAAGATCGTCTTTTTGACAGCCTTCATCTTCATAACGTTTTAAAACCGCAGAGCCTAAATATAAGTAGCTCAATGCATCACCAAGACGTGCGGATAGCATTTCTTTACGTTTTAACTCTCCACCGAGCGTGAGCATCGCAAAATCTGTAGTCACCGCAAGCGCTTTACTCAAGCGAGTCATGTCGCGGTAGTATTGCTTGGTTGCACCAGAGGTATGAGATTTCGCAAAGCGAGAACCGGTTAACGCCATGCTAAAAGCGCCTAGGCTATTTTTAATCGCATAGCCCATGTGTTTGAATAACAACTCATCGAAAGCTTTTGCGCCCGCTTTTTCATCTGGATTTGCCGCCGCTTCCATTTCGGGTAACACAAATGGGTGGCAGCGTGTTGCGCCTTGGCCAAATATCATTAAGTTACGGGTTAAAATGTTCGCGCCTTCTACCGTGATAGCCACCGGTACGCCATAGTAATGGTGCGCTAAATAGTTCATTGGGCCAGTTTGAATCGCACGACCAGAATGAATATCCATTGCATCATTTAAGATAGTTCGACCCATTTCGGTCATATGATATTTCGCAATCGCAGTTACAATCCCCGGCTTCTCGCCCATATCAAGTGATGTCGTGGTCAGCGTGCGGGCAGCTTCAAGCATATAAGTCATGCCACCAATACGCGCCATGGCATCGGCCACACCTTCAAATTTACCAATCGACATACCAAATTGCTTACGAACATATCCATAAGCACCGGTTGTACGGCTAGTTAGGTGACCAATTGCGGTGCCAAGTGCTGGAAGTGAAATACCACGACCCGCAGATAAACATTCCACCAGCATACGCCAGCCTTTACCTGCGTAATCTGCACCACCAATCAACCAATCCATTGGAATAAAAATATCTTCACCACGAGTTGGGCCATTCATAAATGCAAGGCCAAGTGGATCGTGACGCTCACCAATCTCGACCCCTTCATGGTCAGCAGGAATAAGAGCACAGGTAATACCAAGGTGGTCTTTATCGCCAAGTAGGTGCTCAGGATCATCTAATTTAAAGGCCAGCCCCAACACCGTCGCCACCGGTGCTAACGTGATATAACGTTTATTCCAGCTCAGGCGAATACCTAAAACTTCTTCACCATTGTGCATCCCTTTGCACACCACACCTTTATCAGGAATGCCGCCAGCATCTGAACCCGCTTCAGGGCCAGTTAATGCAAAACACGGAATGTCGGTACCATCCGATAAGCGTGGCAGCCAATAGTCTTTTTGCTCTTGAGTACCGTAATGTGAGAGTAGCTCACCTGGACCTAAAGAATTGGGAACCATTACGGTGACTGCAGCACTAATACTGCGTGTCGCAATCTTTGTCACAATGGTTGAATTAGCGTGAGCTGAGAAATTCAAGCCACCATAAGCTTTATCAATGATCAGTGCGAAGAACTTTTCTTTGCGGATGTAATCCCACACTTCTTTAGGTAGATCGCGGTCTTCTTGCACCACTTTGTAGTCATCAAGCATCGCAAGTAAGGTTTCGACTTGATTATCAATGAACGACTGCTCTTCTTCCGTCAGAGTCGGTTTTGGATAGTTATGTAAAGTTTGCCAATCTGGTGAACCAGAAAAGAGCTGGCCATCCCACCAAACGCTACCCGCTTCCATCGCTTCTCTTTCTGTACTGGACAGCGGTGGTAATACTTGTTTAAACCATTTAAACGCTGGGTCACTGATCCATTTTTGTCTTAGCGAGCTCATAATCTATTCCTTTTATCCACGTTATTAGTCTAGTCGTTTTTATTATGTTCTGTATCTATGCTTGAGCGGCAACACCTGCCGCTAAGTATGGGATGAGTTGTTGGATAAACACATCTGAATCAACCTTTTTCCCATAAGAGTTATAGGCGATTTCAGCCAGTGCTTTACTAGATGACATGGTGAAGACACACGTCCCTAGGGTGAAGTGTAATCGCCAAAACAAAGTTTCCGCATCGAGTGCTGGGTTAGCTTTTTTTACTGAGTCGGTAAATAAGTTCAGCACACTGCTGTATCGCGTTGTGATAAACCAGCGTAAATGCCCTTGTACATCCGTATAACCACGTCCCGTTAAAAGCATGAACCGACTTGCGCCATTTGGTCTCAGTTTATCTAGGGATAATAAAGGTTGAGTTAGCGTGTTGAATACATCTGTCATGGTATAGTCACCACGTAAATTTAATTCCGTTAAACTTTTTTCCAACTCAGGCATGAAGGCTTCTAAATAGCGGTTAAGCACCGCCCTAACCAACGTTTTTTTATCACCAAAATGATAGTTAACTGAGGCTAAATTCACGTTAGCTTTGGTGGTGATCGTTCGTAATGACGTATCATTAAATCCATGCTCAGCAAATAAGGCCTCTGCCACATCCATGATTTTTGCTTTTGTTTTGTTTTTTGCCGTCATTTTAATCACTCGTATTAAACACCTGTTTGAATATTATCAAGATAGCTCAAACGAACAAGAGGCAACGATCACAAATACGAAACATTACTTATACAACAATTTAATATTCAAACTAATTCAATAGCTTAATAAAAATGTCACTTTTTTTTGAAAAAAGATTGAACTGAATGAAATTCGCTTAGTCCTATATTACGTAGCAAGTGGAAATGAGCTGGAAAGCTGTCTTAGTTTATTCATCCATCAAGATTTTCTACACCTAACTGCAATTTTTTCATATACAACTCCTATATTGTTTTTAGCCCATTTCATTTTGATTTGGGCTTTTTTTTATCTTTTGCTTTTCAATCCCAATTTCGTATTACTTGACTTATCGCCCTGATTCTCAATAAATTGCAGGTACAAAAAAGGCCACTTATTTAGTGGCCTTTGTCGCTATCAGCAGAATAATGCTAGTTTTCAATGTTGGCTTTTTTCGGTAAGAACATATGCAATAGCAAATAACCTAAGATAGCAGCGGTTGTTGAGCCGATTAAAATCCCTAACCGTGCATAGGTATCAAAGGCTGCATCAACATTGGTAAACGCCAATGACGAGATAAAAATCGACATAGTGAAACCAATACCACACAGGACTGAAACCGCAAATATTTGTTTAAAGTTGACACCTTCTGGTAACTTAGCGAGACCTGTTTTCACGGAGACCCAACTAAAAGCAAAAACACCTAAAGGCTTACCAACTAATAACCCAAGCGCGATCCCCATAGGTACAGTTGATGCTAACCCACTTAATGAGACACCAGCCAAAGAAATACCAGCGTTTGCAAAAGCAAAGATAGGTAAAATTAAGAAATTCACATACGGATGCAATGCATGCTCTAGTGTTTTCAATGGTGATTTCCCACCTTTTTCACCTTCTAGAGGAATCGCAAAACCAATTAATACACCAGCTAATGTGGCATGTACGCCTGATTTCAACACACTCACCCATAAAATAAAACCAACAATCAAATACCAACGTGTTTTAGTGACATTCTTCATATTCATGTAAAACAACACAGCCGTTGAAATAAAGCCAACCAGCAGTGCAAGGCTTGATAAATCACTCGAGTAAAATAACGCGATAATAACCACGACACCTAAGTCATCAATGATTGCCAAGGCAAGTAAGAATACTTTTAGGCTCACTGGCACTCGTGGGCCCAATAAAGCCATGATCCCTAATGCAAATGCAATATCAGTCGCCGCAGGAATTGCCCAACCGCTCACAGCAACAGAGTCACTATAATTAAAAACTAAATAAATAAGTGCAGGAGCGAGCATACCACCAATTGCTGCAATGGCAGGAAAGACTGCCGTTTCTTTAGAACGTAGCGCGCCAATCAATAGCTCTCGTTTCACTTCCAAACCAATTAATAGGAAGAATACCGCCATCAGACCGTCATTAATCCAATGAGAAGCCGACATTCCTAGAATGTAAGTATGAAGAGCATCTTGGTATAGAGGACCAAAAGATGAATTGGCGATCAACATTGCAATAACAGCGGCGATCACGAGAATGATGCCACTTGCTGATTCCATCTTAAAAAAATTAATTACTTTATCGCGCATTACCTTTTCCTTAGTCTGGCGTTAAGTCACTTAACAAAACATCCGTTGATACTATCTGGATATTTTAAACTATAAAAATCGATTGTTTAGAGACTTAACATCGGTTTTTCCGAGCTAATAAGCGTTCGATCAATATTAAAGCGATGAAATAAGTAATCGATATAAACCTTAACTTATTGAAATTGGCTATTGATAAATTAATAACCTGTAAGTTGCATAAAGCCAACCCCCTTATGACTGCCTGTCACGACAATCGGGCCCTCCCAGGATGGAACCCAGAATGGTAACCATAGTTCTTTATTCAACGATTGAGTAATTAAGCTAATTTGATATTTGGGTAATTCGATCACCCAGCGTAAAGGTAACTCTTTTCCATTTAACAAACGTTGTCTTTCTAATGGGTATATTCTTACTTCATCATTCTTAATGATAGTCGTAGATCCATTCTTTCTGGATAATGTTCCTGAAATATAACGAATATTTTGTGAATTATGGTACTGCGTTAATGACAACACTCGACCATCAGTTAGGTGTAAATTGAAACTGTCCCAACGCAGGGAAGGAGTCGAGATAAGGTGATTTCCCCACTCTTTATCCAACCAAGCTAAACCTTGTACTTTCACTTCTCGACCATTAAGCGTCAACGTCCCCTTTGTTTTTAAGAAAGGCGCGCTAAAGGAATAAGACGCGATCGACATTAAGTCATGCGTTTTCTTATAGCCTTTTTCGCCATTTAAGACAAACGGGCCATAAGAGGCATTGTTCAATGACACCTTGAAATCATCGGTTTTTACCATTAAGTGGCTTGGCATTGCGAAATTATTATTCGATACCCAGCTCCAATCGTCTATCCATAATCTAAATGGATACATCATGACACCCGCCTGCCCGATCCCCCCACGAGAAATACGTTGTTGAGACCAAGAATGATTCGCTGTTGAAACCACAACTTGCGCGGTATAAATCTGGGCATTATTCCAACCAATGCCTTGATGATCGCCATTCGCAATACGATAAACCGTCCATTGAACACCATATTCTTGACCATCATTACCTTTCAGATTTGCCCTATAGTGCCAAACTTCATGGTGAAAGCTGTCATGCGCGGCAAAGTCCCGCCCATATTTAACCGTATAGTCAGGCAACACAGGCTCATAAACCGCGTGTTTATCTTCTTTCGGTTCAGCTTGCTGAATATGCAAGCTATCCATTTCTTTCGCCACTAACTGCTTGATAAAATGCGGTGCTAAAAGCCCTGACAACAAAATAAGAGCAAGCGTCATCACTGTAGCTTTAAACATCCATTGATGTTGCTTGGTCTTCATTATAATGAGTCCCTCAACAGCTTCATCGGAGTCGTTTTTACCATATGCCAAACCGGCCACGCACCCGCAATAAATAAAGTTAATAACGACCAAGCAAAAGTCGAAATATATTGTTGTGGTAATAACGACAGTTGCATTGTCCAACCAAAGGCGTTTTTAAGCACAACTTCCACCATTAACTGGGCTAAAACAATCC
Encoded here:
- a CDS encoding MFS transporter, yielding MSNEKIPFQVWILTLAAFAIGTAEFVIAGILLQIAISLSITEGQAGYLISAYALAIVIGGPILTIYLARFNKKAVLAGLMSLFILGNIMSAYAPSYDLLLVSRVIAGLVQGPFYGIGAVVATHLVSEKMAGRAVGQMFAGLTLANVLGVPAGTWISLQFGWQNTFLTVAAFGAVAMLFVLTSIKSTGHSEAKNIKTQLMAFKNPMLLMSLAITTLAWAGFMTFYGYIAPIAIHITGFSENAVTWILVIVGVGLIIGNILGGRSSDKNLNRASVFWAVMMIASLIFVGLVIDNKVLFVIAAFVFGIASFANVPAMQLRVMKHGGDGQELAATANISAFNLANAFGGFLGGVILDSQVGAGMIPYAATLVPLIGLVIIVKANRQQTKPYIEPTPAH
- the fabV gene encoding enoyl-ACP reductase FabV, with product MIIKPKIRGFICTTTHPVGCEANVKEQIAYTKAQGPIANAPKRVLVVGSSSGYGLSSRIAAAFGGGASTIGVFFEKPGTEKKTGTAGWYNSAAFDKFAKEEGLYSKSLNGDAFSNEAKQKTIDLIKADLGQIDMVVYSLASPVRKMPETGEVIRSSLKPIGETYTATAVDTNKDVIIEASVEPATEQEIKDTVTVMGGEDWELWMAALAEAGVLAEGCKTVAYSYIGTELTWPIYWDGALGQAKMDLDRAAAALNEKLADLNGTANVAVLKSVVTQASSAIPVMPLYIAMVFKKMREEGVHEGCMEQIYRMFTQRLYKEDGSAPEVDDKNRLRLDDWELREDIQQHCRNLWPQVTTENLKELTDYVEYKEEFLKLFGFGVDGVDYDADVNPEVNFDVQDI
- a CDS encoding DEAD/DEAH box helicase — encoded protein: MTFSALKLNSTLLQALPNSVVTPTTIQQQVIPEILNKADVLALAQTGSGKTYAFGLPMLSMIESEDKKNESIQAVIIVPTRELARQISQNLSPLARSLNINMASLFGGIDIELQRQQLDKKPKVIIATPGRLLALLKEKCLDLASMTQLILDEADRLIDMGFWSDIQNIIKAMPNSRQTLCFSATLADDLAQKMNAIMHAPQKIQPQEQNSVADNINEHLYLVNKGSKTNALLALLAKHPLQQILVFISAKDNADALTKKLTKAGIKVAALHGNKDQTTREQTLADFKKQNIKVLIATDLLARGIHIEALPVVINFDLPENAPIYVHRVGRTARAGYTGLAISLVCHAETVALEAIRHLTGRSLPLQSLDGFPVTDKPSSGAAKRPPKDKQANRRSAQKRSIKEFKAKPKRG
- a CDS encoding AAA family ATPase: MENVATLYFYAGKMGAGKSTHSLQLAKELKAVHISEDEWLAALYPDQITNFEEYLKLASRIKPLLSKHIQQILTAGTDVVLDFPANTRQQREWFKQLFDHAQAKHQLIYIDADNEVCLEQIKHRRIEQPARAKFDTEAMFQHVTQYFEAPQPQEGFMIKTIRKESH
- a CDS encoding methyltransferase family protein, whose translation is MKSLELKIKPPIVAVIAVIIMFGLDYWLPRETLGVGEYRLGMVLGLVLIGGMLAMTGVKKFIQAETTIHPDLKHATNTLVTDGIYRISRNPMYLGILLNLLAISVWLNNWLTTGICIAFVWYITQFQIKPEERFLRQKFGKEYADYCQKVRRWL
- a CDS encoding SDR family oxidoreductase codes for the protein MNQEKSSYVIIGGTSGIGKAIASHFDNNDNIVHIASRQTGLDISDEKSIYRYFQSIGPFDHLVITAGSYAPTGKLIDVNIEQAKQAFDTKFWGAIQAAKHAASYLKPKGTITFTTGMLSRKVVANTYVKTTINAALESMTKVLAKELAPIRVNAVSPGLTMTEAYQNMNESDRLSMYQNAGSSLPVGKVGEPKDIAMAYVMIIENPYMTGAIVDVDGGALIQ
- a CDS encoding LysR family transcriptional regulator, which produces MDKFSDMVMFVSIVKHQGLAAAGRELGLSPAAMTARVQALEERFGVKLLNRTTRHLSLTDSGSLYYKTCIEILDIVTEAENLIQSGTKEVKGALKIIAPKDIGKQYILPILSDFIRQHQGVVPYLYLNDHVLNIAESGMDIVIQYGEQMDSNLISRKLSSSRRVLCASPEYLRKHGTPLIPHDLVNHDCLAMLRSDEELKTWHFQDPDKKSSIRVEPKRFSDDGEVIRRWALEGAGIALKSILDIQDDLNNHRLTTVLNGYMKNFDSSTSVSSANLNVVYLSRKYQPKRIKLFLDFLFQEFQVRLSPYQSQ